The sequence TACCTCTACGAGTTTGTTGCGGTCCAGGTTGAGTTCTTCGAGGGTTTCGATTTCAAAAAGTTCCGGCGGAAGGAGGCGGAGCTCTTTCTGGGAAAGGTCGAGCGAAGTGGCTTTTTCGGCCTTGGCTTTGGCGATAATCTCAAGCAGATTCATAAAACTCTCCTGAACAATGTACTTACAGTATAAATCATAGTATTTTTACCCGAATTTGCGGCAACGGACGTAAAAAAATACGAAAAAAACAAAAATTTGCGCAAATGAGCAGCATATTTTTCTATTTATAATGGTGTTTTTACAAAAGATTTGTTATTTTTTTACTCAAATTGGTGTTTTGAAACTATTTTTAATGTGCGAAATGCCAGACGTCATACATATATGTATATATATGCGTTGTCGCGAGTATAATAATTGAGGAAAAAATGGAACTAACAAAATCGCAGGAACGCCGCTTAGCATTCGTTGCTAGCCTCTTGAGTTTGAACCCCAACGATCCTAACGACCGAATAAAGGCACTCCGGCATCTAAACCTGGACGAAAACGCCTGTTTCCACGGTTTCCAGTATTCCCAGGGCTTTATGGAATTCTTCATCTTCCTGGATGAAGATACCCCGCTCGAAAAGGTGGTCGCGCATCTGAACTCCGACCTGAAGCAGTTGCAGATTGCCGTATTCCGCACTAGCGACCCCACGAACCCGTTTTTCCTGTCGCTTCGCGAAGAAGCCGACCCGTGGGACGTGAAGAAGATTTCTGACGGCGACGACGAAGACGACGAAGATACTCCGGCAAGCCGCCCGTACATGGAAACGCTCCAGATTACCGTGCTCCGCACCAAGGCGAGTCGCGACCTCACCGACTCCGAACTGGAACGCACCCTCAAGGATATGCGCCGCAAGCTTGGCATCTGGAAGAACGAAGTCAAGGCGAAGCTCGAAATCGTCGCCGAACACGACGACTTGACTCGCGATTTGCGTAGCGCCGACGACAAGCTCGAAATTGTCATGGAGTCCGAACCGCTCCACCTCACCAGCGATCATGGCGAACTTTTCCTCGGTTTCTGCCCGATCCGCACGATTTTCGATTACCACGTGGCTCTCGGCAAGCGCCTTAAGACGAAGCACAACATGGCTATCGTCTCGAGCAACATCCGTACCTACCTCGGTAACCTCACGCACACGAACGCGGCCCTCATCGATGCCTTCCAGACCATGGAAAGGAACGACGACGAGAACGTGAACGTGGACGATTTCCCGTTCCTGCACAACGGCATGACCCTCACGGGCGATGACCTGCGCGCCAAGGAACGCGACGGCAAGAAGGTGCTCGTGATTGAGCGCCCGAAGATTATCAACGGTGCCCAGTCCCTCTTCACGTACGAAACCTACGCGAAGAAGAGCAAGAAGCCCGTGAACCCGCAGGTTTTGGTGAAGGTCGTGGTGCCGTACCCCGGTGCCGACAACTTCCTGAACCAGGTGACCATGGCGAACAACCGCCAGAACCCGGTGTTCAGCTACCACCTGCGCGCCGCGGACGACCTGCAGTTCTTCATCTGGCAGCGTTACCAGGAAGAAGGCTTCACCTACGTCTACAAGGACGGCGTGCGCCTCAAGGCCCGTACCCGTAAGCTCGAAGTGCGTATGCGCCCCGAACTGGCGAAGACATTGTTCATGATGGACGGCAAGCTCAGCGAATGCCGCTCCAGCGACTGCATTTTCGACAAGGAAACGCTGTACCAGCGCTGCTTCGGCGCATTCGTGCGCGTGTCCCCGGACAAGGAGAAGGACTTTGTTCGTAAGACCATCGCCTTCACGAAGGCATGGCAGCTCCTCAGCCGCCTCCCGATCAAGATCCGCAAGGTGACCCCGGGCAAGGGCGTGTCCATCGAAGCCAACGACGATAACCCGCTGACCAAGATTACCTGGAATGGCCGTCTGGAAGACAAGTTCATCTTCCGCAGCGCCGTGAAGGACCTGGTCGTGGCTCTCGCCCTCAAGCACTGGCTCATCTACGGTGACCCGATTCAGGACTTCGAATGGCTCGTCGAGAACGAACTGAACTTCAACGAATCCATCCTCAAGTACGCCTCCAGGATCTACACGGAAGACCTGAAGGGCATCCTCATCAACGAGTTCAAGGACAACACGGCGTACTACGACACCATCACCACTATCGACAAGGATAGCGGCGAATCGGTGGAACGTCGCCTGTGGAAGGGATTCGCGAATACCGCGACCTACGAAAAGATGATGGATCTTCTGTGCAAGAAGAATCCCGCTTGGGAAAAGGTCCGCGGCGGTATCGAGCTCTTCATCTAAAGAGACTTCCTATCGGATTTTTAAGACGGCCTGCTTCGGCGGGCCGTTTTTTTTGTGCGCGTCCGTTGTTCCGGAGAGAGAATTTCTTTGTTCGTAAAACGGCTCTCTTCTGTCAAGAAGCAGTTTTTTAGCTTCTTCGGCAATCTTTTTTATAAAATATGCGTCGTGTAAGCAAAAAATTTGCTAATTTCCCGCAGAAATTCAACTTTCCGGTGGATTTGGCGTCGCCGAATTCTGTATTTTGTGTCTGTTGCTATTTAGAAGGTTCTTACATAGGACCCGGTCGGGGTTTGTTGCCTTGTGTCTCTCGGCATTCGGCATCGCATGGTCTCAGGGAGATTCTCCCGTGGGCGTCTCCGACGGTGTGGATTCTGCGGACTCCGTGAGCACTGCTGACCCGGCAGAGACGGAATGGCAGCCCACGCTCCAGTACTTCCCGTTGCCTGCTTCGGTGACTCCCCTGAATAACCTCCTCCCGTTCGGCGGCGTGGGTGCGTCTCCCCGCCTGATGAAGGAGACGAAGGGCCAGGTGTTCGAGCACGACATCAACATGGCGACGCGTGAACTCGACGTGCGTGAGAAGCGCGTGAACAGCGTGTCCCGCGACACGACGACGCTCTGGTCGGCGCATTATCCTGAACTTACCGATTACGTGGCCGACATGTACGAAGTGGGCCGCAAGAACCTGTGGCTGAACGGCCTTATCGGCCAGCGCGATGGCGGCTACGAGGCGCCCGAGACGGGCTCGATGTTCGACATCACCATTCCGGTGAACATGCCCGCCTGGATGAAGACCTTCGGTTTCGACAAGCCCAAGCTGATGCTCCAGGGTACGATGAACATCCGCCTCAAGGGGTACGGCGAACTGGACGACGCCGAGGGCAGTACCAAGACGAGCCTCTGGCCTTCGCCCTCGCTGGACTACGAACCGAGCTTCATGGTGAAGGGCAAGATTGGCCCCTACATCACGGTCGAAGTGAACAACGTGGAAAGCGGCCTCGGCGTGCAGAACCAGGTGCGCGTGGTGTACGAGGAATCGTTCAAGGGCGAATTCGAGGACTATATCTTGCAGCGCGTGGAAGCGGGTACGACATCGCTTGCGCTTACGGGTACGGAACTTACGGGTTATTCCGAAAACCACCAGGGCCTGTTCGGTATCAAGGCCGACTGGAAACTGGGCGACTGGAGACTCACGACGATTGCCTCTCAGGACGGCGGAAGCCAGGAAGAGTACACCATCAATGCTAGCGAGACGACCACGGAATTCCAGGTGCTCGACAAGCAGTTCGTCACCTACCGTTACTACTTCTTGAACCATGAGGCGAGGAGCGCCTACATCAACGCGGGTATCGCCGGTCGCTCGACCTCGAACTACCTCGCTACCGGGCTCAAGCTCTACAAGCGCAGCGCGCTGAACAATTCGAAGGATGTCATCGACAACGTCGACGTCGTGTACAAGGCCCCCGACGGTTCGGAAATCGTGAAGAGGGTGGAACGCCTGGTGGAAATCCCGGCGAGCGACTATACGTACGATCCCAAGACCGGTATTGTCAAGATTAACGGCGTTACGCGGTCTACGCTCGTTGCCGCCAGCTGGAACGAAGACGGCACCGGCCGCGTGGGAACGACGGTCAACGACGGTGCAAGGATTGTGCTTATCCAGTGGGATGCTGAACTTGCCGAACTCAAGGAAATCGGCAAGCTCATGTTGCGCAACGTGTATTCCATCGGCATCACCGATGCGAGCGCGAGCAGCTTTGTGCTGCGCATGAAGAACAAGTCGGGTGTCGCGGGTTCGTTCCTCAAGACTATCGGCGTAGCGGACACTACGACGGGCAGTCCGCTGGTGAGCGATGCTACGATTTTCAAGAAGGACGCGAGCGGCAACTACACGGGTGAAATGTGGCTGCCCTGTAAGCCGCTTTCGCAGTACTCCGGCCCGAACGCTACGGAACGCGCCCGCGCGAACTGCTTGGAACCCTTGCGTAACTTGGATTCGTCGAACGTCATGTCGCAGCTTTACGACTTGCCGGTTTATAACCTGAGCCGCTACACGAGCCAGTTCCATTTCGAATCTGTGGGTAAGCGCCGCAGTTCCACCATCAGTGTCCGCGACCCGAATTCGAGCTACTCCGTGAGCGGCAGCGCCTGTATGGATATTTCGCCGGGAACGGAAAAACTCACTGCGGGTTCCACCGTGCTCACGCGCGGTACCGACTACGAGGTGAACTACGAACTCGGACAGATCGAACTTTTGAGCGAACGTGCCCTTGACCCGAACAAGGAAATCAAGGTGACGTTCGAATGCGAACCGCTTTTCGAAATTGACAACAAGCTGTTGCTGGGTGCGCGTGCCGAACTTCCGCTGGAACGTTACGGGTTCGGTGCGGGTTCCGTGTTCGGTATCACCGCGCTCTACAAGAGCCAGAGCACTACGGCGAAGACCCCGACGCTCGGCAACGAACCGTTCTCCAGCTTCTTGTGGGGCATGAACCTGCGCTTGCAGGATACGGTGCAGGCCCTGACCGACCTCGTGAACAAGATTCCGGGAATCAACACGGAAGCGAAGTCCAGCTGGCGCTTCGAAGCGGAATTCGCGGGCAGCCGCCACAACGCGAACACCAGTGACGACGTCGAAGCGCTTGTCGAAGATTTCGAGGCCACGTCGAACGGCCTCACGTACCCGCTCTCCAGGCTTTCTTGGTACCATGCTTCGCCTCCGGGCGGCGTGAGCTCCGACGCCTCTACGTACATCGAGACGCAGGACTACAAGCACAAGGGTGAATTTATTTGGCACAGCAACAACACCGAGCTGTACAAGTACATCTACGATAACGTCGGCAATTCCGATGTCGATAACCAGCACCTGACCGTGCTCAAGATGACGCTTCGCGCGAACGACAACCTGGCGGGCAATTCGTGGGGTGGTATCATGCGCCCGAACAGCGCCTACTACCAGGACCTGAGCCAGATGAAGTACATCGAGGTGGTCGCGCGCGGTAACGTGGGCTCCATCTTTATTGACTTGGGCCAGGTGAGTGAAGACCTTGCCATTAACGGACATGCGCCGAACGGCTACCACGATGGCGAAAACGATCTGGGTTCTACGACGGCGCTGCACGACAAGGGTCTTGATGGTGCGACGGGTTCCGACGAAGAGCGCCTTGTGTGGGACTGCCGTATTTCGGGCTGCGAAAGCACGGTCTGGAATTCTGCCAATGCAGGCGCTACGACCGATATCGCGCTTGATGACTTCAACGAAGACCTGGACGACGACAGCGACCCGCCGGTGACCATCAACGGTACCGAAAACAACTCCGGTGAACGCACTTACGATACCGAAGACATCAACAAGAACGGCTCGCTCGATACCGACATCAACTTCGTGCGTTACCGCATCGACCTTTCGGATACGGACAAGACGCACTTCGACGAACTCAAGAACGGTTGGCGCAGGTGGCATATCCAGCTCAACCAGTACGATACGGTTGTCTCCGCGATGGGCGCCGATTACAAGTCCATCCTCGCGCAGGCGCTGTTCACCCGTTTGTGGGTCGGCAAGCTGAACCCCGGCGTGGCGGAAGCCAAGGTGCAGGTGGTGAGCCTCGGTGTGCTCGGCAACGCCTGGGAAGAGACGACGGTCGCCGATTACTATAAGACGAGTTCTACCGAGAATTCGCAGATGGTGAGCGTGAACGGAATCGAGACCGCGGTGTCCGAGAAGGTGGCGTCTACGGATACGACGTTCGTGAAGGTTTCGACCATCAACAGCCGTGAACATGCGAATACATATTTCAAGTCGCCGAACACCAAGACGGAACGCGATTCCGAGACGAACGCTCCCTTGAAGGAAACTGCGCTCAAGCTCGAGTACCATAATATGCAGCCGGGCCAGGAAGTAGGCGTGACCCGCATATTCGAGACCGACAAGAAGGACCTCTCTTCGTACAAGTCCCTGAAGATGGAAATCCACTACGAGACGAAGGCGAACAGGGTGCCGATCAGGTTTGCCCTGCAGTTCGGTTCCGGTTCGCTTGAAGGTTCTTCTGACTACTATGAATGGAGCTTCCGCCCGACGAAACTCGAAAAGTCTTGCCCGCGTGACCAAGACTGCCACGAAGAAAACTGGCTTGCGAACGCGTTCGCCATGAACGTTTCCGATTTCTCGGACTTGAAGCAGGGAAGGCGCCCGCCGTTCGTTTCTGCCGTGGAAAAGGATCTTGGCGGCGAGCGCGAAGAAAAGATCAGGTTGGTGGGTAATCCGACCGTGACGAGCATCGACTGGATGCGCTTCGTGATTATCGCGGATTCGAGCGCCTCTGCCGAAGACCTCGAAGGTGAATTTTGGATTGACGACCTGAGACTTTCGGACATGGATACGGAATGGGGATACGCGGCCCGTACTTCGGCGCAGGTGAATTTCGCTGACTTCCTTTCCATATCGGGTGCTGTGCGCTACCAGGATGGTAACTTTGCCACGCTCAAGACGACGGGCGGCTCGCCGAAGCCGAAGCTCTCGCAGGCGGCATCGCAGTTGGATGTCTCGGGCGACGTCTCCATCAGCCTGAACAAGTTCCTGAACGATACCCTCGGGTTCCACATTCCGTTGAATCTCGGTTACAGGAGCTCTACGAAGCGCCCCTTCATGAAGCCTTCCGACGACCTGACGCTTAATCGCAGCAGCTTCGGCGAACTCACGAAGGACATGTTCCAGAACGAACTTGTGGTGACTGAAGACAAGAAGGAACAGGAACTCCGCGACGAGACGGAATCCAAGGGTTACCAGTCCTACACGCGCGAAAAGAACTTCAGCATCAGCTATAGCAAGAACTACAAGGCGTCGGAATCCAAGGTGGGCGAGGCGCTCTCGCAGATATTCCTTGAACGTCCGGCGGCAAGCTATTCGTACCGGCAGACGGAAGGCCGCGCGACGACGGCTTCGGACTCCACCTATTCTTACCACACGATATTTGAATACAAGCTGGGTACTTTCAGCCTGTTCAAGTTCAAGCCTTTCGAATCGCTGGCCAAGTCCGACAACGCATTCCTGAAGGCGCTGGCCAAGACCGAATTTGAACCGTGGCCGCAGACATTCGACGTGACGCTGTTCGACTTCAACTACGTGCGCTATGTGAACCAGGTCCGCGATCCCGATTTCGTGGAACCGCAGGTCGACAAGGTTGTTACCTACACGGCGGATTTGAACCACAAGCTGAATATGCGCTGGAACATCCTCTCGTTCCTTTCGACAAGCTACTCCCTGAACATCAAGCGTGATATGTTTGGCGGTGGCGACCGTGAAGGATTCGTGAAGGAGAACTTCTTTACGCCCGACGAAGGCGGCATGTTTGCGACCGGCTACGTGTTCGATTACGACCATACCGACAGGAAGGTCTATGTATCCCGCGACAGTCTTGTGATAATCCCGACGGATACGGTCTCGCGCAAGAACGAAGCGGGCGTGCCGCAGACGATTGACTTGTCGAACCCGGACTCCTACGAAATCCGCTACGACAGTACGGTATTCTACAAGGTCGATAGCGTGGGCCATCGCGAGTACGGACGTGCCTATGGTATCCTCCGCAATGAACGCGCCCGTACGCAGCAGTTCAAGGTGAATTTCAACCCGCGCCTCATTCCGTTCCTGCCGTTCAACGCGAGCTTCACTTCTGATTTCAACCAGCAGAAGACCATTCCCGATGCCTTCGACCTGATGGACCACACCAACATCGAGAAGAACTACTGGACCATATCGCAGACGAACCGCTTCGAGTTCAGCCCGACGCTCAAGATTATCGATTTCTTGAAACTGTTTGGCAATGAATCCAAGGTCGTGAGCCTTTTCGAAAAGCTCAAGTGGCGCGAAATCCGCTTCAACTGGAATGCTAGTACCAACACCGTGGGCGAAAACTTCACGCTTGCCCAGCTGTATGAACAGCAGGGTGTGACCCCGCTGCAGTATTACCTGTACGGTTTGGGTCTCGGCAACGGTTACCGCAACCGCGGAATCTGGAATATCATTTCGGGCGACATGGGACTTACTACTCGCGATGATTTTGAACAGTTCGCGCAGTATCGCAATAGGGATGTCGATACGCTCGTATACCAGGGTAACTTCAAGCATTCTGTTTCGCGCCAGTTCCAGATAGGCACGGGCATCACGCTCCCGATTTGGGATATCGCGCTTACGGGCGACCTGCAGTGGAAAGAGGATTTCTCCCAGTCCCGCGAATATCCGCTCTATATCGACACGACGACCGTTTGGCCCAAGATTGGCGTCGGAGTCACGATCCCGAACTTTGCTCAGCGTCTTTCGTTCCTGAACAGCTTCAGAAGCGTGAGTACGGTCCACAGGTTCGATTTTACGAAGACGACTTCCGTGAAGCCGTTCCAGAGCGCCGAAGATTCCTGGAGCTACCAGATCAACTTCAACCCGCTCGTTCGTATCACCTTCCTCACGCAGAAAAACCTGAAAATCGAGAATGCCGTGCGTCTGAAAATGGAGACGACCGACAGGCGCCCCAAGCAGGAAGTCATCGGGCTGCCCTGCTGGCCGGATTCCCTGGGCAACATCCAGGATACGACGGAATACTTCTGGGAAACGCCGTGGATTCATACGTCGCTGTATAACGACTTCTCCATCAATATCGGCGATGACTTCTCGATTTCGTACCCGCTCAAGCTCAAGCGCGGTTTCCAGTTGTGGAAGTGGTACTTCAAGCTCGAAAACAATGTCGACCTCAAGCTCACCGCGGGTTACGACTACAACAAGAACATCCGCAAGGAATACAATCCTTCCGCCGGTACCGAATACAACATGTGGAACAAGGAAACCGGTACCGATGGCGTGTTCAGGCAGTGGACATTCGATTCCAAGGACTATACCGCGTACAATCCGGAACTCAAGCTGACCGACCGTACGGTGCCCTCGCGTACGCATGAATGGTTCATCCGTCCGAGCGCAGGTTACCAGTTCAACAAGATGGCCTCGATGAGCGCCTACATCGAATACCGCCAGATTCACGAGAAACTGGATGACGAAACCCCGCACCTGCGTCAGATCCTGCAGTTCGAACTCGCTCTGATGCTGCGGTTCAACTAGTCGCTGGTTGCTGATTATTGGTTGCTAGTTGCTGGTCAATGGTTGTTGATTGCCGGCTGTTAATTTTTAGCTGAAGCGTATGTTGTTGGCCGGTGGTCGGCCGTTGTTGACCATAAAATATTAGCCGCTAACGGATGGTCGTTGGCGGCTGATTTTTTTGCATCCGCGCGGGCGGATTTGAATTGGAATGGCGGTTCCGGATTACTTTACGATGCCGACTTCGGAGAGCTTTACGAAGCCCTTGATTTTTTCGCCGAGGCGGATTTCCGCGAAATTGCCCTGCTCGGAAATGACTTCGAAGGTGGTGCCTTCAGAAAGCGTATTGAGCGTCTGGGACTTGTCGCTCGGGGCGCTGGTCACGTCGGCGTCTGCGGCGGTGACGACACCGCAGATTTCTTTTTCGAGTACGAAAATCTTGTAGGCCGCGCTGGAACCGATGACGCAGAATACCGCGGTGAGCACGAATATGGCGCCCGTGCAGACGTTCTTCGCCTTTTCGCCGATGACGATTCTCCCTGCGATGCCAATCAGGGCGATGAGCCAGAAGATGGCGAGCAGCGTGATGAGCTGAGCCTTGAGCGAAAGCGCGTGGTGCGCCTTGAAGAGCCCGGAAAGAATCGGGTTCTCTTCGCCTTCGTCTTCCACCTTGTCGCGGGTCATGGCCTGCGCGTACTTGAGGTTGTGCTGTATGTCGTCATCGTTGGGGCGCAGTCTCAGGGCGGAACGGTAATAGAAGATGGCGAAACCGATCTTGCCGTTCCTGAAGTAGGCGTTGCCCAGGTTGTAGAACAGATCGGCGTCGGGCGTGCCGTTGTCGGCGCAGGTACGCCATTCGTCGATGGCGCGTTCGAAGTCCCCGTTGTTGTATGCCTTGGTTCCTTCTTCTATGCCAGAACATTCGGGGGCGGCCGTCGCAAGCGTTGCGACCGATGCAATCGTCAAAAGAATCTTTTTCCAGAAAGTCATATACTATCCTTTGTGCTAGCCGCTATTTCAGTTTTCCGAGTTCGCCGCAGAGCTTTTCCACGTCGGCGAGCATCTTCTTCTGTTCGTCGGCGGAGGGATCTACGGGAGCGAATCGCGCGAACGCGCATTTTTCGAGCCAGCTGTCGATGGAGGCTATCGTTTCTTCCTTGACGCCGAGTTTTGCAAGTTCTTCCTTCATTTGCGGGCGGGTCATGCCCTTGAATTCCAGGTTGGTGCAGTCGCTGAGGTAATCGATGAGCCCGTTTTCGAGCGCAGCGTAGAGCGCTTTGGCGTCACCCTTGTGCAGGGCCTCGCGTGCGCTTGCGAAGCGTTCCCTGAGCATCTTGTTCGCCTTGCCCTTGCGCACCAGCGCGGAATCGCTGTTGTGCTTGCGGCGCTTGCGGATGGCCCACGTGACGATGAAGTAGAAGGGGAGGGCGCCGAGCAGTGCTACCCAGTACCAGATGCTCTTATACGGTGCCGTGTTGCCGGTTCCCGATACCTTGTGGATGAAGCGGATGTCGGACCCGAGCGATTCGATTTCTTTCTTTTGCACGGACGGAGGGCCGGCGACGGCGGCGGGGGACTGGAATACGGCTTCGGGCGCGGCTTCGCCCTTCTCCACGATGATGGTCCACGGGCCCGCTGTTGCGGTCTCGTATTTCCTCTTGGTCGGATTGAACCAGGAGTACGAAATTTCGGGAACGGTGAATTCGCCCTTCTTTTTGGGATAGAGGAACACCTTGATGCTCTTGGAGGTGATGACCTTGTTGCCTACGATCTTTTTCGAGATGTTGTTTTCAGGCGGAACGGAGCGGAAGTCGCTGAAGTCGGGGAACTTCGGGTCGGTCAGGGTGCCCGGCGTTCCGTCGCCCTTGATTTCGACGGAGAGCGTGAGCGCTTCGCCCACCTTCAGGTTCGTGCGGTCGAAATCGGCGTTGAAGCTGTAGCTGCCGACCATGCCGCTGAAGTTCGCGGGCTTGCCTTCTTCGGGCAGGGGCTTCACGCTGATGTTTATCGTGGGGGACTGCGCTTCGGCTTCGATGGATTCCTGGCGGATGCTCTGCGAGTGGAACGACATGCCGCCCATCTGCTTGTTCTCTTCGACAATCTTGGGTTCGCCCCTCTTGGTGTACTTGAACTTGAACGGGGGGATTTGCAGGTTGCCGCTCTTGGTGGGGCTGAGCCATGCGAACTTGGCGCTCGCCTGCATTTCACGGCGGGCGTTTTCTACGGGTTCGAATTTCAGGTTCGAAAGGTCGCTCCTGTGGACGATGAAGTCATCACCCGTGTTCATGTCGGTAGCCTGCAGGCCGCCTTCAAAATGCTCGAAGGTGTGGAGCCCGAGCGTCACGAAGAACTGTTCGCCTTCGTAGACGGTCTTCTTGCTTGCCGTGAGCGAAACGGCGAGGGCGTCGTCGGCAAAGGCGCGCTGGATGTTGATGGGTATATCGTTAGCTATGACGCGCTTCTGTCCGTCGATATCGATGAATATCTGGCCGATACCGATGCGTCCCGTCTTTTTGGGCGCCCTCAGCTTGAAAGTATATATACGTGCCTTGTAGCCGCCGCGGCTACGTCCGCCCCCGAAGAAGGAATTGAACATGTCTTCGATATCGGGGCGTATGACCTGGTCGGTACTGTCTAGGCCCATGAATGTAAAGCCATTCTGCGTCTCGATGCTCAGATTGTCCCTGTTTTCGGGGAGTTCGTTAAGTGGATATACAAGTTGGAGTCCGAAGGTCTTGCCGGCTTCGATTCTGTCCTTGTCCAGTTGCAGGGACGGACGCGCAAAAGCAACGAAGGTCAAGGCAAGACAGATGAGAAGAATTCGTTTCATACCGCCAAAAATACCAAATTTTAAGCGGCTAGACCAAGTTAACAATCGCGTGGATGCGAATCTTTCGCTAAAAGCCCAGAAAAAAATGGCGTAAAATTTAAATATATATAATTTTCACCCTTGCAGCGTTAGTAAAAAATTGTTAATATTGGCTCGCCGTTTAGAAAATGGTGATAAAAAGGAAAAAATCAAGGATAAAAGGACAAACATGTACTGCATTCTCGCCGCCCTTCTGGTTAAGAGTTTCAGGAAATACGCCAAGCACGCATAATCTGCGTCATTGGCTTTTTTTGAATTCTCTCTCTTTAAATGGAAAAACCTCGGTTGATCACCGGGGTTTATTCATTTTTCTATATTTATGACGGAAATTGACTGCAAATTTTAACAAGGGAATCATATCATGAGTGAAAATTCTGCCACCCGTCCTGTCCGCGTGCGTTTTGCCCCGAGCCCTACGGGTTACCTGCATGTGGGTGGTGCGCGTACCGCCATCTACAACTACTTTTTTGCAAAGCACATGGGCGGTACGTTCTACCTGCGCATCGAGGATACCGACCGCAAGCGCTATAACGAGACCGCACTCCATGATTTGATGCGCGACCTCAAGTGGCTGGGCCTGCAGTGGGACGAAGGTCCGGGTTGCGAAGGCGACTGCGGTCCGTATTTCCAGAGCGAACGCCTGGACATCTACCACCGCGAAATCAAGAAGCTCTTGGACGCGGGCTATGCCTACTACTGCTTCTGCACCGAGGAACGCCTGCAGGAAGTTCGCGCCGAACAGGAAAAGACTCACGTGCCGGTCACGGGTTACGACCGCCACTGCCGTAATATCAGCCGCGAAGAAGCCGAAGCCCGCATCGCCGCCGGCGAGAAGGCCGTCATCCGCTTCAAGGTGCCCGAAACGGGCGTCACCGAATTCGACGACATGATCCGCGGCCACATCAGTTACCAGAACGAACTTCTGGACGACCTCGTGCTCATCAAGCGCGACGGTTACCCGACTTATCACTTTGCAAGCGTCGTGGACGACCACCTCATGGGAACCACCCACGTGCTCCGCGGCGACGAATGGATCAGCTCTACGCCGAAGCACGAACTCCTTTATAAGGCATTCGGCTGGCAGCCGCCTGTATGGTGC comes from Fibrobacter sp. and encodes:
- a CDS encoding AIPR family protein, with amino-acid sequence MELTKSQERRLAFVASLLSLNPNDPNDRIKALRHLNLDENACFHGFQYSQGFMEFFIFLDEDTPLEKVVAHLNSDLKQLQIAVFRTSDPTNPFFLSLREEADPWDVKKISDGDDEDDEDTPASRPYMETLQITVLRTKASRDLTDSELERTLKDMRRKLGIWKNEVKAKLEIVAEHDDLTRDLRSADDKLEIVMESEPLHLTSDHGELFLGFCPIRTIFDYHVALGKRLKTKHNMAIVSSNIRTYLGNLTHTNAALIDAFQTMERNDDENVNVDDFPFLHNGMTLTGDDLRAKERDGKKVLVIERPKIINGAQSLFTYETYAKKSKKPVNPQVLVKVVVPYPGADNFLNQVTMANNRQNPVFSYHLRAADDLQFFIWQRYQEEGFTYVYKDGVRLKARTRKLEVRMRPELAKTLFMMDGKLSECRSSDCIFDKETLYQRCFGAFVRVSPDKEKDFVRKTIAFTKAWQLLSRLPIKIRKVTPGKGVSIEANDDNPLTKITWNGRLEDKFIFRSAVKDLVVALALKHWLIYGDPIQDFEWLVENELNFNESILKYASRIYTEDLKGILINEFKDNTAYYDTITTIDKDSGESVERRLWKGFANTATYEKMMDLLCKKNPAWEKVRGGIELFI